Proteins encoded together in one Lathyrus oleraceus cultivar Zhongwan6 chromosome 5, CAAS_Psat_ZW6_1.0, whole genome shotgun sequence window:
- the LOC127081424 gene encoding probable LRR receptor-like serine/threonine-protein kinase At3g47570 — protein MNRYKYMHYNFTSSATMIHIRLILLLCFLLHNFHVIICNNKNTDRDILLSFKFQLTDPNNVLSNWTADSNHCNWYGVNCSTVGERVQSLTLSGLGLSGKLPSNLSNLTYLHSLDLSKNNFHGQIPTQFGQFTLLNVIQLAFNNLSGSLPPQLGQLHNLQSLDFSVNNLTGEIPSTFGNLFSLKNLYLASNKFVGEIPIELANLRNLLRLQLLENNFTGKFPTSIFFNLSSLVFLSLAKNNLSGELPQDFGYAFPNLTTLALATNRFEGVIPNSISNSSHLQVIDLANNRFHGPIPLFNNLKNLTHLILSNNYLTSTTSLNLQFFDSLRNSTQLQILKVNDNILAGELPNSVAYLSGNLQQFCVSNNHLNGSIPKEMNKFQNLTSLSFELNNFTGELPIELGTLKKLEQLWIHQNRLSGEIPDIFGNFTNLYSLAMRNNQFSGRIPASIGKCKRLSYLDLEMNKLVGVIPMEIFQLSGLTTLYLTGNSLNGSLPPELKMEQLETMIVSDNKLSGNIPKIEVNGLKTLKMARNKFSGSIPNSLGDLASLETLDLSSNNLTGPIPESLEKLKYMVSLNLSFNTLEGEVPMKGVFMNLNQVDLQGNKKICGLNNQATHKLGVTLCVAGKKKKRNSLLHIILPIIGATVLFVSMLSLLWMLYSFKTKKKEDKRSLSSTPLKGLPQNISYGDIKLATNNFSATNLVGKGGFGSVYKGVFNISTYESQTTTFAVKVFDLQQSKASQSFGAECESLKNVRHRNLVKVITSCSSTDYKGNDFKALVMHFIPNGNLEMSLYPEDLESGSLLTLLQRLNIVIDVASAMDYLHHDCDPPIVHCDLKPANVLLDEDMVAHVADFGLARFLSQNASEKHSSTLELKGSIGYIAPEYGLGGKASTSGDVYSFGILLLEMFIAKKPTDEMFKEGLNMNNFVSEMGEKQLLNIVDQRLINHYEYSTQNFSSDSHSGGSGDISYSDGSNTYWTHKSEECIAAAMKIGLSCVAHHPKDRWTMREALSKLQGIKQFILGL, from the exons ATGAATCGATATAAATACATGCATTATAACTTTACCTCCTCAGCCACTATGATCCATATAAGACTTATTTTGCTCCTATGTTTCTTACTTCATAATTTTCATGTCATCATTTGCAACAACAAAAACACAGACAGAGATATCCTTCTATCTTTCAAATTTCAATTAACTGACCCAAACAATGTTCTGTCAAATTGGACAGCAGATTCAAATCATTGTAACTGGTATGGTGTCAACTGTTCTACAGTTGGTGAAAGAGTTCAATCTCTCACCTTATCAGGACTTGGTCTCTCTGGTAAACTACCTTCTAACCTCTCCAACCTCACTTACCTTCATTCACTTGACCTGTCTAAGAACAATTTCCATGGCCAAATTCCTACCCAATTTGGTCAGTTCACACTCCTCAATGTCATTCAATTAGCTTTCAACAATCTCTCAGGTTCACTTCCACCACAATTGGGCCAACTGCATAATCTACAAAGTTTAGACTTTTCTGTCAACAATCTCACAGGTGAAATCCCTTCAACTTTTGGCAATCTCTTTTCTCTTAAGAATCTTTATTTGGCAAGCAACAAGTTTGTTGGTGAGATTCCAATTGAATTGGCCAACCTCCGTAATCTCTTAAGACTTCAACTCTTAGAGAACAATTTCACTGGCAAGTTTCCTACTTCTATTTTCTTCAACCTTTCTTCCTTAGTTTTCTTATCCCTCGCAAAGAACAATCTATCAGGCGAGTTGCCGCAAGATTTCGGCTACGCCTTTCCAAATTTAACCACACTTGCTCTGGCAACCAATAGGTTTGAAGGGGTGATTCCAAATTCTATTTCCAATTCATCACATCTTCAAGTTATTGATCTTGCTAACAATAGATTTCATGGGCCAATACCTCTTTTCAACAACCTGAAAAACCTCACTCATTTGATATTAAGTAATAACTATCTCACTTCCACAACATCATTGAATTTACAGTTTTTTGATTCACTTAGAAACTCCACTCAGTTGCAAATCCTTAAGGTCAACGATAACATCTTGGCTGGTGAACTTCCAAATTCTGTTGCCTATCTTTCAGGCAATCTACAACAGTTCTGTGTTTCTAATAATCATCTAAATGGAAGCATTCCTAAAGAAATGAACAAGTTTCAAAATCTCACATCCTTGTCTTTTGAACTGAATAATTTCACTGGAGAGTTACCAATAGAACTTGGAACACTCAAAAAATTGGAGCAGCTTTGGATACACCAAAATAGATTGTCTGGTGAAATTCCAGACATATTTGGAAATTTTACAAATCTGTATAGTCTTGCAATGAGAAACAACCAGTTCTCAGGTAGAATTCCCGCGAGCATCGGAAAATGCAAGAGATTGAGTTATCTGGACTTGGAAATGAATAAGCTTGTTGGTGTCATACCAATGGAGATTTTTCAACTCTCTGGATTGACAACTTTGTACTTAACTGGAAACTCTTTGAATGGTTCACTTCCTCCTGAACTCAAGATGGAGCAGCTAGAGACAATGATTGTTTCGGACAACAAGCTGTCGGGGAACATTCCTAAAATTGAAGTAAATGGCCTGAAGACACTTAAGATGGCAAGAAATAAATTTAGTGGCTCAATTCCAAATAGTCTAGGAGATTTAGCATCTCTTGAGACTTTGGATCTATCATCAAACAATCTCACTGGTCCAATTCCTGAGAGTTTAGAAAAGCTTAAGTATATGGTGAGTTTAAATTTATCTTTCAACACATTGGAAGGAGAGGTTCCAATGAAAGGTGTTTTTATGAACCTAAACCAGGTTGATCTTCAAGGTAACAAAAAAATATGTGGCCTTAACAATCAAGCTACGCACAAGTTGGGAGTCACTTTGTGTGTTGCAggtaaaaaaaaaaagagaaacaGTTTGCTCCACATCATCCTACCGATTATAGGTGCGACTGTTTTGTTCGTTTCAATGCTTTCTCTGTTGTGGATGCTATATTCCTTTAAGACGAAAAAAAAGGAGGATAAAAGAAGTTTGTCATCAACTCCTCTAAAGGGGTTGCCTCAAAATATATCCTATGGTGATATTAAGCTAGCTACGAACAATTTTTCAGCTACAAACTTGGTTGGAAAAGGAGGCTTTGGTTCTGTTTACAAGGGAGTGTTCAACATTAGCACTTACGAAAGTCAAACCACCACATTTGCCGTTAAAGTTTTTGACCTGCAACAAAGCAAAGCCTCTCAGAGTTTTGGTGCAGAATGTGAAAGTTTGAAAAACGTTAGGCATCGGAATCTTGTCAAGGTGATCACTTCTTGTTCTAGTACTGATTACAAAGGGAATGATTTTAAGGCCCTTGTTATGCATTTCATTCCTAATGGTAATTTGGAGATGAGTTTATACCCGGAAGATCTAGAATCGGGATCTTTACTAACCTTATTGCAAAGGTTGAACATTGTTATTGATGTTGCATCTGCCATGGACTACTTGCACCATGATTGTGATCCACCAATAGTCCATTGTGATCTTAAACCTGCCAATGTACTGTTAGATGAAGATATGGTTGCACATGTAGCAGATTTTGGATTGGCAAGGTTTCTCTCTCAAAATGCATCAGAGAAACACAGCAGCACTCTAGAACTGAAGGGATCAATCGGCTATATCGCCCCAG AATATGGTCTAGGAGGCAAGGCTTCAACTAGTGGTGATGTGTACAGTTTTGGGATCCTACTGCTAGAGATGTTCATAGCCAAAAAACCAACAGATGAAATGTTCAAAGAAGGATTAAACATGAACAATTTTGTATCCGAGATGGGTGAGAAGCAATTACTGAATATTGTTGATCAAAGGCTTATTAACCATTATGAATATTCAACACAAAATTTCAGCAGTGATAGTCATAGTGGTGGATCAGGCGATATCAGCTATAGTGATGGTAGTAACACATACTGGACTCACAAATCTGAGGAGTGCATAGCTGCTGCAATGAAAATCGGCTTGTCATGTGTAGCACATCATCCCAAAGATAGGTGGACCATGAGAGAAGCCTTATCAAAATTACAAGGAATTAAGCAGTTTATACTAGGCTTATAA